The following are encoded together in the Prionailurus viverrinus isolate Anna chromosome B3, UM_Priviv_1.0, whole genome shotgun sequence genome:
- the KLHL25 gene encoding kelch-like protein 25, whose translation MSVSVHETRKSRSSTGSMNITLFHKASHPDCVLAHLNTLRKHCMFTDVTLWAGDRAFPCHRAVLAASSRYFEAMFSHGLRESRDDTVNFQDNLHPEVLELLLDFAYSSRIVINEENAESLLEAGDMLQFHDVRDAAAEFLEKNLFPSNCLGMMLLSDAHQCRRLYEFSWRMCLVHFEAVRQSEDFNSLSKDTLLDLISSDELETEDERVVFEAILQWVKHDLERRKVHLPELLRSVRLALLPSDCLKEAVSGEALLMADERTRLIVDEALRCKTKILQNDGVVTSPCARPRKAGHTLLILGGQTFMCDKIYQVDHKAKEIIPKADLPSPRKEFSASAIGCKVYVTGGRGSENGVSKDVWVYDTVHEEWSKAAPMLIARFGHGSAELENCLYVVGGHTSLAGVFPASPSVSLKQVEKYDPGANKWTMVAPLRDGVSNAAVVSAKLKLFVFGGTSIHRDMVSKVQCYDPSENRWSIKAECPQPWRYTAAAVLGSQIFIMGGDTEFTAASAYRFDCETNQWTRIGDMTAKRMSCHALASGNKLYVVGGYFGTQRCKTLDCYDPTSDTWNCITTVPYSLIPTAFVSTWKHLPS comes from the coding sequence ATGTCGGTCAGCGTCCATGAGACCCGAAAGTCGCGGAGCAGCACGGGGTCCATGAACATCACCCTCTTCCACAAAGCCTCCCACCCCGACTGCGTGCTGGCCCACCTCAACACCCTGCGCAAGCACTGCATGTTCACGGACGTCACACTGTGGGCAGGCGACCGTGCCTTCCCCTGCCACCGCGCCGTGCTGGCCGCCTCCAGCCGCTACTTCGAGGCCATGTTCAGCCATGGCCTGCGGGAGAGCCGGGACGACACGGTCAACTTCCAGGACAACCTGCACCCCGAGGTGCTGGAGCTGCTGCTGGACTTCGCCTACTCGTCCCGCATCGTCATCAACGAGGAGAACGCCGAGTCTCTGCTGGAGGCCGGTGACATGCTGCAGTTCCACGACGTGCGGGACGCCGCCGCCGAGTTCCTGGAGAAGAACCTCTTCCCTTCCAACTGCCTGGGCATGATGCTCCTGTCGGACGCTCACCAGTGCCGCCGGCTGTACGAGTTCTCGTGGCGCATGTGCCTGGTGCACTTTGAGGCGGTGCGGCAGAGCGAGGACTTCAACAGCCTGTCCAAGGACACCCTACTGGACCTCATCTCCAGCGACGAGCTGGAGACGGAGGACGAGCGCGTGGTCTTCGAGGCCATCCTGCAGTGGGTGAAGCACGACCTCGAGCGGCGGAAGGTGCACCTGCCCGAGCTGCTCCGCAGCGTGCGGCTGGCCCTGCTGCCGTCCGACTGCCTCAAGGAGGCCGTCTCCGGCGAGGCCCTCCTCATGGCCGACGAGCGTACCAGGCTCATCGTGGACGAGGCGCTCCGCTGCAAGACCAAGATCCTGCAGAACGACGGGGTGGTCACCAGCCCTTGCGCCCGGCCGCGCAAGGCAGGCCACACGCTGCTGATCCTGGGGGGCCAGACCTTCATGTGCGACAAGATCTACCAGGTGGACCACAAGGCCAAGGAGATCATCCCCAAGGCGGACCTGCCCAGCCCCCGCAAGGAGTTCAGCGCCTCAGCCATCGGCTGCAAGGTCTACGTGACCGGGGGCCGGGGCTCCGAGAACGGGGTCTCCAAGGACGTGTGGGTGTATGACACCGTCCATGAGGAGTGGTCCAAGGCGGCGCCCATGCTGATCGCCCGCTTCGGCCACGGCTCTGCCGAGCTGGAGAACTGCCTCTACGTGGTCGGGGGACACACGTCCCTGGCAGGCGTCTTCCCGGCCTCCCCGTCTGTCTCCCTGAAGCAGGTGGAGAAGTACGACCCCGGGGCTAACAAGTGGACCATGGTGGCCCCGTTGAGGGACGGCGTCAGCAATGCCGCAGTGGTGAGCGCCAAGCTGAAGCTGTTTGTTTTCGGGGGGACCAGCATCCACCGAGACATGGTGTCCAAGGTCCAGTGCTACGACCCCTCGGAGAACCGGTGGAGCATCAAGGCTGAGTGCCCCCAGCCTTGGCGGTACACGGCGGCCGCCGTGCTGGGCAGCCAGATCTTCATCATGGGCGGTGACACCGAGTTCACGGCCGCCTCCGCCTACCGCTTCGACTGTGAGACCAACCAGTGGACGCGGATCGGAGACATGACCGCCAAACGCATGTCCTGCCACGCCCTGGCCTCGGGCAACAAGCTCTACGTTGTGGGGGGCTACTTCGGGACCCAGAGGTGTAAGACCCTGGACTGCTATGACCCCACATCGGACACGTGGAACTGCATCACCACGGTGCCCTACTCGCTCATCCCCACTGCCTTTGTCAGCACCTGGAAACACCTGCCTTCGTGA